One window from the genome of Lepisosteus oculatus isolate fLepOcu1 chromosome 25, fLepOcu1.hap2, whole genome shotgun sequence encodes:
- the c25h1orf174 gene encoding UPF0688 protein C1orf174 homolog isoform X2, translated as MSRKQGRGKVRSSERLKGKSSHASLSTAVESSVQAPLKKTESHRSVKRQKCEVPEPQPETSADVPEDVGGLSGGTAQEQGVNGSSARELGTARGTQSHLPEAEEMSATGASECRTLESESGVAMNSSAERAVDNCVPKLELQMDNSVFLDEDSNQPMPVGQFFGNIELVQDDPPRAPATVPMSRREYRRLHFIAKDDEDDLYEDSHVEQPQQNGALQQVKNRKNGLF; from the exons ATGAGTCGAAAACAG GGCCGGGGTAAAGTCCGGAGCTCGGAGAGACTCAAAGGAAAGAGCTCCCATGCTTCACTCAGCACAGCAGTGGAAAGTTCAGTTCAG GCTCCCTTGAAGAAGACTGAATCCCATCGTTCTGTCAAACGGCAGAAATGTGAAGTGCCTGAACCGCAGCCAGAAACGTCGGCAGATGTCCCCGAAGACGTCGGTGGCCTGTCGGGAGGAACAGCCCAGGAGCAGGGCGTCAATGGGAGTTCTGCAAGGGAGCTCGGCACAGCGAGAGGCACACAGAGCCATCTCCCCGAGGCAGAGGAGATGAGCGCCACAGGAGCCAGCGAGTGCCGGACTTTGGAGTCTGAATCCGGTGTTGCGATGAACTCGAGTGCGGAGAGAGCAGTTGATAATTGTGTGCCAAAGCTGGAGCTCCAAATGGACAACAGTGTTTTCCTGGACGAGGACAGTAACCAGCCAATGCCAGTGGGCCAGTTCTTTGGGAATATAGAACTTGTACAG GACGATCCTCCCAGAGCTCCAGCAACAGTCCCAATGAGCCGGAGGGAGTACAGGAGGCTACACTTCATTGCTAAAGACGACGAGGATGACCTCTACGAAGACAGCCACGTGGAACAGCCTCAGCAGAATG GAGCCTTGCAACAagtaaagaacagaaaaaatggACTGTTTTGA
- the c25h1orf174 gene encoding UPF0688 protein C1orf174 homolog isoform X1, which yields MSRKQGRGKVRSSERLKGKSSHASLSTAVESSVQAPLKKTESHRSVKRQKCEVPEPQPETSADVPEDVGGLSGGTAQEQGVNGSSARELGTARGTQSHLPEAEEMSATGASECRTLESESGVAMNSSAERAVDNCVPKLELQMDNSVFLDEDSNQPMPVGQFFGNIELVQDDPPRAPATVPMSRREYRRLHFIAKDDEDDLYEDSHVEQPQQNESPLPESCNTTIQSGSYISNGSR from the exons ATGAGTCGAAAACAG GGCCGGGGTAAAGTCCGGAGCTCGGAGAGACTCAAAGGAAAGAGCTCCCATGCTTCACTCAGCACAGCAGTGGAAAGTTCAGTTCAG GCTCCCTTGAAGAAGACTGAATCCCATCGTTCTGTCAAACGGCAGAAATGTGAAGTGCCTGAACCGCAGCCAGAAACGTCGGCAGATGTCCCCGAAGACGTCGGTGGCCTGTCGGGAGGAACAGCCCAGGAGCAGGGCGTCAATGGGAGTTCTGCAAGGGAGCTCGGCACAGCGAGAGGCACACAGAGCCATCTCCCCGAGGCAGAGGAGATGAGCGCCACAGGAGCCAGCGAGTGCCGGACTTTGGAGTCTGAATCCGGTGTTGCGATGAACTCGAGTGCGGAGAGAGCAGTTGATAATTGTGTGCCAAAGCTGGAGCTCCAAATGGACAACAGTGTTTTCCTGGACGAGGACAGTAACCAGCCAATGCCAGTGGGCCAGTTCTTTGGGAATATAGAACTTGTACAG GACGATCCTCCCAGAGCTCCAGCAACAGTCCCAATGAGCCGGAGGGAGTACAGGAGGCTACACTTCATTGCTAAAGACGACGAGGATGACCTCTACGAAGACAGCCACGTGGAACAGCCTCAGCAGAATG AATCTCCCCTTCCAGAAAGTTGCAACACTACCATACAATCAGGAAGCTACATAAGCAATGGGAGCAGATGA
- the b3gnt7l gene encoding UDP-GlcNAc:betaGal beta-1,3-N-acetylglucosaminyltransferase 7, like — MLKIMEYFFRRKRALKTLLSLSLVCATILMIQKFKLVEEAAKGTLMVKTRADAGWSRVNKNVFKSDSYNHSPLGQPENSEAGHLVPFSNVTRKVWDVTAINCSENPDVKNKDWFKRLDPRFHQFVLYRHCRYFPMLINHPETCRSGDVHLLMVVKSVIEQHDRREAVRRTWGREQVTGGKRIKTLFLLGSPSTGKDTKNLQKLIQYEDRIYGDILQWDFMDTFFNLTLKEVNFLKWFNMYCPGVQFIFKGDDDVFVNTNNLLQLIDFKTEEGKVRNLFVGDTISKAIPIRNRQSKYFIPRDLYDKPYPPYVGGGGFLMSPELARRLFIVSEKLELYPIDDVFLGMCLQKIGVAPELHPGFKTFGIMKRKISPMNNDPCFYKNLLVIHKMSPTDLLRMWDTVQNKDLICAKKIVLP, encoded by the coding sequence ATGCTGAAGATAATGGAGTATTTTTTCAGACGGAAGAGAGCGCTGAAAACTCTTCTGAGTTTGTCTTTGGTCTGTGCCACGATATTAATGATCCAGAAGTTCAAGCTGGTGGAAGAGGCCGCTAAGGGCACTTTAATGGTGAAAACCAGGGCGGACGCCGGTTGGTCCAGggtgaataaaaatgtatttaaaagcgACTCTTACAATCATTCCCCCCTGGGACAGCCTGAGAATTCGGAAGCGGGTCATCTTGTCCCATTTTCCAACGTGACGCGTAAGGTTTGGGATGTGACTGCTATCAACTGCAGCGAGAATCCCGACGTGAAGAATAAAGACTGGTTCAAACGCCTGGACCCGAGATTTCACCAGTTCGTCCTGTACAGACACTGCAGGTATTTCCCAATGCTGATAAACCACCCAGAAACGTGCCGGAGCGGAGACGTGCACTTATTGATGGTGGTCAAATCGGTGATTGAACAGCACGACAGGAGGGAGGCGGTCCGCAGGACGTGGGGCAGAGAGCAGGTAACCGGTGGGAAGAGAATCAAGACTCTGTTTTTGCTGGGCAGCCCTTCCACCGGCAAGGACACGAAGAACCTCCAAAAGCTCATCCAGTATGAGGACAGGATATACGGAGACATCCTACAGTGGGATTTCATGGACACCTTTTTCAACCTCACCCTCAAAGAGGTGAATTTCCTGAAATGGTTTAACATGTACTGCCCCGGGGTGCAGTTCATATTTAAAGGGGACGACGACGTCTTTGTGAACACGAACAATCTACTGCAACTGATTGATTTTAAGACAGAAGAAGGGAAAGTGCGAAATTTGTTTGTAGGGGACACCATTTCCAAAGCTATTCCCATTAGGAACCGTCAGAGTAAGTACTTTATTCCCAGAGACCTTTACGACAAACCGTACCCCCCGTACGTGGGGGGTGGGGGCTTTTTAATGTCTCCTGAATTAGCTCGGAGACTCTTTATCGTCTCTGAGAAACTGGAGCTTTATCCCATCGATGATGTATTTCTGGGCATGTGCTTGCAGAAAATAGGTGTCGCCCCAGAACTTCATCCCGGTTTCAAGACTTTTGGGATTATGAAGCGCAAAATCAGTCCCATGAACAACGACCCATGTTTCTACAAAAACCTTCTAGTGATCCATAAGATGAGCCCCACAGATCTGCTTAGAATGTGGGATACAGTGCAAAATAAGGACTTGATATGCGCCAAAAAGATTGTACTGCCCTGA